From one Ooceraea biroi isolate clonal line C1 chromosome 7, Obir_v5.4, whole genome shotgun sequence genomic stretch:
- the LOC105279671 gene encoding U3 small nucleolar RNA-associated protein 14 homolog A has protein sequence MTEPHSKLVEAVAQLDKGQRIKKAERSEPTIEVSEYHLVKSGISNDNVVRPEDLAKSLGQKGHQHEITKKLRYVRQKCKVLPKPLEKPAAERIKRVVGFDETKKELSKWNATIARNRTVEHLSFPLNHAAKMKNSPTTEYLKRFRIKSDLMKRLEEVDPSVQFPAMEQEKDDKDENVYQDIKTQMIDKRKEAARLRALQSYKEAKARRQRKIKSKKFHRIQRKEKVKQQLKDFEKLQKVDPQEALTKLDQLDRSRAEERMSLRHKNTGKWAKNKQIRAKYDNDTRQVLAEQLAIGRELTQKIRMADSDEENEEDQVPFVISKENKDNSSQGVKTKSEINEFIQSYRTYWDKKNQEEKEKKVSKTASESNSDKNCSLSKNKSEKQNSDEASKSKEDNSANEETKESEIKEESKNFGNSASQKTKESVKIKRENKGNARCTIVSEEILLDKVKLCKNVTNNISTNTINKVINSANKEANTTNKEANITNKEISTVNKKANTANKEANTRKKEINTANKEANIANTKANRTSKEAKDKKRKNFCNDACMSVWDVEEVQSNEETKDKRCNKKSKISKLQSIDEMFDLLEENIQRKADLKLQKAKKKREINSKKKIKKQEEKKKKEEESEDNEDIPDLEFTNFNPKPILDQSLDETIAAESLQEDNRINLMKIANTEQEPLDKSNDQKTVDLDKYDNIKPKDLETQLPDLSDDEGTVDNTAPEDGIDEYQSNRIQLTEMVYDTFAEDGQEDFTKEKEEESKNKQPENSDGTMPGWGSWSGPNITKNKRNRRKKQTILLNVPNEAPRKDENKGKLIIFEDTNKKLKEHLVSELPYPFTTVNDYEATLRAPVSRTFVPENAHRRLIQPAVETKIGQVIEPMDEDVLVKKQPMVKKPQKRGIDKKSNSKRSIVKNNKKRRVN, from the exons ATGACGGAACCACATAGCAAGCTTGTCGAGGCTGTGGCGCAGCTCGACAAAGGACAACG AATTAAGAAAGCAGAAAGAAGTGAGCCTACTATAGAGGTATCAGAGTATCATTTGGTAAAAAGTGGAATATCGAATGATAATGTGGTACGTCCAGAGGACCTGGCAAAATCATTAGGGCAGAAAGGACATCAACATGAAATTACTAAGAAACTTCGATACGTCAGACAGAAATGCAAGGTTCTTCCTAAGCCATTGGAGAAACCAGCTGCTGAAAGA ATAAAACGAGTAGTCGGATTTGATGAGACTAAGAAGGAATTGAGCAAATGGAATGCTACTATTGCGAGAAACAGGACGGTAGAGCACTTGTCCTTCCCATTAAATCATGCCGCAAAGATGAAGAATTCTCCTACCACGGAATATCTGAAAAGATTTCGGATTAAGTCGGATCTTATGAAGAGACTGGAAGAGGTGGATCCATCTGTGCAATTTCCTGCAATGGAGCAGGAAAAAGATGACAAAGACGAAAATGTATACCAAGATATCAAAACGCAAATGATAGACAAGAGAAAAGAAGCGGCTAGACTCAGAGCATTGCAG TCGTACAAAGAGGCGAAGGCACGCCGTCAGCGCAAGATCAAAAGTAAAAAGTTCCATCGTATccaaagaaaggaaaaagttaAGCAGCAGTTGAAGGACTTTGAGAAGCTGCAAAAAGTTGATCCGCAGGAGGCACTGACCAAGTTAGACCAATTGGATAGGAGCCGCGCGGAGGAGCGAATGTCACTAAGACACAAGAACACTGGGAAATGGGCGAAAAATAAGCAGATTAGAGCAAAATACGACAACGAT ACTCGACAAGTACTTGCTGAGCAGCTGGCAATTGGCAGAGAATTAACGCAGAAGATACGAATGGCCGACAGTGATGAAGAAAACGAGGAAGACCAGGTCCCCTTCGTAAtttcgaaagaaaataaagacaaCTCGTCGCAGGGCGTAAAGACCAAGTCCGAAATTAACGAATTCATACAGAGTTATCGGACATACTGGGATAAGAAGAatcaggaagaaaaagagaagaaagtcTCAAAGACTGCTAGTGAAtctaattctgataaaaactGCTCATTATCGAAGAACAAATCAGAAAAACAGAACTCTGATGAAGCAAGTAAAAGTAAAGAGG ATAATTCTGCAAATGAGGAAACTAAAGAGTCTGAAATTAAAGAAGAGAGCAAAAATTTCGGTAATTCTGCAAGTCAGAAAACAAAAGAatctgttaaaattaaaagagaaaataaagggaATGCACGATGTACTATAGTTTCAGAGGAGATACTATTAGATAAAGTGAAGTTATGCAAGAACGTaacaaacaatatttcgacaaatacgataaataaagTGATAAATTCGGCAAATAAAGAAGCAAATACGACGAATAAAGAGgcaaatataacaaataaagagATAAGTACGGTAAATAAAAAGGCAAATACGGCAAATAAAGAGGCAaatacgagaaagaaagagataaatacCGCAAATAAAGAAGCAAATATAGCAAATACAAAGGCAAATAGGACAAGTAAAGAGGCAAAGGATAAAAAGCGCAAAAACTTCTGTAACGATGCGTGTATGTCTGTATGGGATGTTGAAGAAGTACAATCTAATGAGGAAACAAAAGACAAAcggtgtaataaaaaatccaaGATATCCAAACTGCAAAGTATAGATGAAATGTTTGACTTATTGGAAGAAAATATTCAGCGTAAAGCAGATCTAAAACTCCAGAAAGCCAAGAAGAAACGTGAGATCAACagcaagaagaaaataaagaagcaagaggagaagaagaaaaaggaggaagagagtgaAGATAACGAAGACATTCCGGATCTTGAATTTACAAATTTCAACCCTAAACCTATTTTGGACCAATCATTGGACGAAACAATTGCTGCAGAATCTCTGCAGGAAGACAATCGGATAAATTTGATGAAAATAGCTAACACAGAGCAGGAACCACTCGACAAGTCGAATGATCAAAAAACGGTAGACCTCGACAagtatgataatattaaaccgAAAGATTTGGAGACACAACTGCCAGACCTTTCGGATGATGAAGGTACGGTAGACAACACTGCACCAGAAGACGGAATAGACGAATATCAATCGAATAGAATTCAATTGACTGAAATGGTTTACGATACGTTCGCGGAGGATGGCCAAGAGGACTTTacgaaagagaaggaagaagag AGTAAGAATAAGCAGCCGGAAAACTCGGATGGAACTATGCCTGGGTGGGGAAGCTGGAGCGGGCCAAACATCACGAAGAATAAGAGGAATCGTCGGAAGAAGCAAACTATCCTTCTTAACGTCCCTAACGAGGCGCCACGTAAGGACGAGAACAAAGGCAAGCTGATCATTTTCGAGGATACGAACAAAAAGTTGAAGGAGCATCTGGTCAGCGAGTTGCCGTATCCGTTCACAACAGTTAACGACTACGAGGCGACTCTCAGGGCACCTGTCAGCAGAACGTTTGTCCCGGAAAACGCTCATCGGCGCCTGATTCAGCCGGCAGTGGAAACGAAGATCGGTCAGGTGATTGAGCCAATGGATGAAGACGTGTTGGTGAAGAAGCAACCGATGGTAAAGAAACCGCAGAAGCGAGGCATCGATAAGAAGAGTAACAGTAAAAGATCTATTGTAAAAAACAATAAGAAAAGGCGTGtaaattag